A DNA window from Christiangramia salexigens contains the following coding sequences:
- a CDS encoding TIGR03915 family putative DNA repair protein, translated as MNYSILKYDGSFNGLLSCVFLAYEQKLNISGILPPGIDQEQIFSDSLEVITEDSKAQRVLNSLKKKLSNNGLKKIQWAFLSEESGIELKIYKMLRHVFASNYNVESDFTHQSVLEVTQIAKKVAREKHRMEAFVRFRLTKDEIYFAVIEPDFNVLPLITRHFKSRYADQKWLIYDLKRKIGVFYDMSRTEYVSIELPEDMEISGADPRYFEASEIRFQKLWKEYFDSTNIKSRVNMRLHVQHVPKRYWKYLSEKSSFT; from the coding sequence ATGAACTACAGCATACTTAAATATGACGGTAGTTTTAATGGCCTTTTATCCTGTGTCTTTCTGGCCTATGAACAGAAATTAAATATTTCCGGAATCCTGCCACCGGGAATAGACCAGGAACAGATCTTTAGCGATTCTTTGGAGGTGATCACAGAAGACTCAAAAGCTCAGAGAGTCTTAAACTCGCTCAAAAAGAAACTCAGCAATAATGGTCTTAAAAAAATTCAATGGGCATTTTTAAGCGAGGAATCGGGCATAGAATTAAAGATCTACAAAATGCTTAGACATGTTTTTGCTTCAAATTATAACGTAGAATCAGATTTTACACACCAAAGCGTTCTTGAGGTTACTCAAATTGCAAAAAAAGTGGCCAGGGAGAAACACCGCATGGAAGCCTTTGTAAGATTCAGGCTCACCAAAGATGAAATCTATTTTGCGGTAATAGAGCCAGATTTCAATGTTTTACCTCTAATAACCCGGCATTTTAAAAGCCGATATGCCGACCAAAAATGGCTGATCTATGATCTTAAACGTAAGATCGGGGTATTCTACGATATGTCCAGAACAGAATATGTTTCTATAGAATTACCTGAAGATATGGAGATTTCGGGCGCAGATCCACGCTATTTTGAAGCCTCCGAAATACGCTTCCAAAAATTATGGAAGGAATATTTTGATTCCACAAACATCAAAAGTCGAGTAAACATGAGGCTTCACGTACAACATGTCCCAAAACGATATTGGAAATATTTAAGTGAAAAGAGCTCTTTTACATAA
- a CDS encoding helix-turn-helix and ligand-binding sensor domain-containing protein — MMYKPYKILIFIVLSFINAHSQELIPPIQNFEPANYSAASQNWDIKVDDRGVIYSANNEGLLVFDGLNWELFPLENNSIIRSVYPHDGRIYTGSYQEFGYWERENDGCMNYTSLAPLMEEFNMQSDEFWEILAVDEAIYFRSFGAVYKYEDDQVKKLSDKFSSAMGVYKGKLVIAADKGLSYLDENGKNQILTNTSDLVNDNDITHLETYNDTLYIGTRNQLFIYSNEKLKVFPDAGLNDMLARYDLNHISVSGNDVIIGTIKSGIIHYKIRNAEFTMYNRASGLQNNTILGMDFKRDKLWLALDRGIDVIDLNSPIKFYTDTTGELGAVYDMVVHDGKYYLASNTGIYEFDANKLKQINRSEGHTWNLELVDGVLYANHNNGLFKIVNGAFIPVDTRTGSFSMTQKDSNTNEFFISNYTGISLFDSETGAVQELNPLNFPIKKVVLESPERLLAAHPYEGIYFIDLKTDLAKSEVTKVPPLDGKSNVNPQIYEINKQIILFLDSKWYKYNPFIERFEEFKEFREFSDSRLAYHDSEQLVFVKEADGSLIFTDLKGEKSTITADNFNHRQVRSNENLIRLNDSIYYLTLNDGFARINIKKLQSQEDEQWIAKPYLLEFSDELNRYDFSKNIEVPFKASRSLTLRAGLPFSQSTGLKYNLYGEDSISGKVEAGVLKLRNLDYGNYQLKLTALAAGIKDLPTTRINFRIAPPWYLSVWMKGLYIILFLLGVLIIFRFNKYKLRKHQERLEVKFEKEHHDRLNSLEKEKLLTEIDLKRKELANTTMMAAKKNEVLMEIQQELNKDKKNFSNQFRLKHLMTKINNAIKNKDEWQLFETNFNEVHEDFFKELLEQYPKLTAKDLKLCSYLKMNLSSKEIAPLMGISVRGVEVHRYRLRKKLDLDPEMNLTKFLITNF; from the coding sequence ATGATGTATAAGCCCTACAAGATACTGATTTTTATAGTCTTAAGTTTTATAAATGCTCATTCTCAGGAATTAATTCCACCCATACAGAATTTCGAGCCTGCTAATTATTCTGCCGCGAGTCAAAACTGGGATATTAAAGTAGATGATCGCGGCGTGATCTATTCTGCCAATAATGAAGGCTTGCTCGTTTTTGACGGTTTGAACTGGGAGCTGTTCCCTTTGGAAAATAATTCGATAATAAGATCGGTGTATCCACATGATGGCCGAATTTACACAGGCTCATATCAGGAATTTGGATACTGGGAGAGGGAGAATGATGGTTGTATGAATTATACCTCCCTGGCACCACTGATGGAAGAATTCAATATGCAAAGCGATGAATTTTGGGAAATATTGGCTGTTGATGAAGCGATTTATTTCAGGTCCTTTGGTGCTGTATATAAATATGAAGATGATCAGGTTAAGAAACTGAGTGATAAATTCTCCAGTGCGATGGGAGTTTATAAAGGTAAGCTGGTGATCGCCGCTGATAAGGGCTTAAGTTATTTAGACGAAAATGGCAAGAATCAAATTCTGACCAATACTTCAGATCTTGTTAATGATAACGATATCACTCATCTTGAGACTTATAATGATACGCTGTATATCGGAACAAGGAATCAATTATTTATCTATTCTAACGAAAAACTAAAAGTCTTTCCAGATGCGGGTCTCAATGATATGCTTGCCAGATACGATTTAAATCATATTTCAGTTTCCGGAAACGATGTAATAATAGGGACAATAAAGAGCGGAATTATACATTACAAGATTAGGAATGCCGAGTTCACTATGTATAATCGAGCTTCAGGTCTACAGAATAATACGATCCTGGGAATGGATTTTAAAAGAGATAAGCTATGGCTAGCTCTGGATCGCGGAATTGATGTTATTGATCTTAACTCACCAATTAAATTCTATACAGATACAACCGGGGAATTAGGTGCAGTTTATGATATGGTGGTTCATGATGGAAAGTATTACCTGGCAAGTAATACCGGAATTTATGAATTTGATGCTAATAAACTTAAGCAAATAAATAGATCAGAAGGGCATACCTGGAATCTGGAACTTGTAGATGGTGTCCTTTATGCCAACCATAACAATGGGCTTTTTAAGATCGTTAATGGAGCATTTATCCCAGTAGATACTAGGACCGGAAGCTTTTCCATGACACAAAAGGATTCGAATACTAATGAATTTTTTATTTCTAATTATACTGGGATTAGCCTTTTCGATTCCGAAACTGGTGCTGTACAGGAGTTGAACCCTCTTAATTTCCCTATTAAAAAAGTGGTATTGGAATCACCGGAAAGGCTGCTGGCAGCGCATCCTTATGAAGGAATCTATTTTATTGACCTCAAAACTGACCTGGCAAAATCTGAAGTAACTAAAGTGCCCCCGCTTGATGGGAAATCCAATGTGAATCCACAGATCTATGAGATCAATAAACAGATAATACTTTTTCTTGATAGTAAATGGTACAAGTACAATCCTTTTATAGAGCGTTTTGAAGAATTCAAGGAGTTTCGGGAATTCAGTGATTCCAGACTGGCTTATCATGATTCCGAACAACTGGTGTTTGTAAAAGAGGCAGATGGTTCTCTGATATTTACAGATCTAAAGGGCGAAAAGAGTACTATCACGGCAGACAACTTTAATCATCGGCAGGTGAGATCCAATGAAAACCTTATACGGCTGAATGATTCGATATATTATCTTACACTTAATGATGGTTTTGCGCGTATTAATATCAAAAAACTTCAATCTCAGGAAGATGAGCAGTGGATTGCTAAGCCATATCTATTGGAGTTCTCAGACGAGTTGAATCGCTATGACTTTAGTAAAAACATCGAAGTGCCTTTTAAGGCTTCGCGGAGTTTGACCCTTAGAGCGGGATTGCCGTTCTCTCAAAGTACCGGTCTTAAATATAACCTCTACGGGGAGGATTCAATTTCGGGGAAGGTAGAGGCTGGAGTTTTAAAATTAAGGAACCTTGATTATGGCAATTATCAATTAAAGTTAACCGCCTTAGCCGCAGGAATAAAAGACCTTCCTACAACAAGGATTAATTTCAGAATAGCTCCGCCTTGGTACTTATCAGTTTGGATGAAGGGACTATATATTATCCTGTTTCTGCTGGGAGTGCTTATCATTTTCCGTTTTAATAAGTATAAACTCAGGAAACATCAGGAAAGGCTGGAAGTGAAATTTGAAAAGGAGCATCATGATAGGTTAAATAGTTTAGAAAAGGAAAAATTATTAACCGAAATAGATCTTAAAAGAAAGGAACTCGCCAATACGACCATGATGGCTGCAAAGAAAAATGAAGTTTTGATGGAGATCCAACAGGAATTAAATAAAGACAAGAAGAACTTTTCGAATCAATTTCGTTTAAAACATTTAATGACCAAGATAAATAATGCCATAAAAAATAAAGATGAGTGGCAATTATTTGAGACCAACTTCAATGAGGTTCATGAAGACTTCTTTAAAGAGCTGTTAGAACAATATCCTAAACTAACAGCCAAAGATCTAAAACTGTGTTCCTACCTAAAGATGAATTTAAGTTCAAAAGAGATTGCTCCCTTAATGGGGATATCGGTTAGGGGAGTAGAAGTCCACAGGTACAGATTAAGAAAAAAACTGGATTTGGATCCTGAAATGAACTTAACAAAATTTTTAATCACGAATTTTTAA
- the rlmN gene encoding 23S rRNA (adenine(2503)-C(2))-methyltransferase RlmN → MKDKKKDIRALTKKQLQEFFVSRGDKSFRGSQVYEWLWNKAAHSFDDMTNISKETREMLNENFVINHIRVDRMQRSSDGTIKNAVKLHDSLTVESVLIPTKSRTTACVSSQVGCSLDCQFCATAKLKRMRNLNPDEIYDQVVAIDNESRLYFDRPLSNIVFMGMGEPLMNYNNVMKAIDKITSPEGLGMSPKRITVSTSGVPKMIKKLADDEAKIKLAVSLHSARNEVRTQIMPFNETFPLEDLREALEYWYSITKSRITYEYIVWKDINDTREDAQALVRFCKYVPCKVNLIEYNPIDDGNFQQAASAATDMYQDMLERNGITVTVRRSRGKDIDAACGQLANKSA, encoded by the coding sequence GTGAAAGATAAAAAGAAGGACATAAGAGCATTGACAAAAAAACAGTTACAGGAATTTTTTGTTAGCAGGGGTGATAAATCTTTTCGCGGAAGTCAGGTTTATGAGTGGCTTTGGAATAAGGCTGCACACTCTTTTGATGATATGACGAATATATCAAAAGAGACCAGAGAAATGCTAAATGAGAACTTCGTGATTAACCATATTCGGGTAGACCGTATGCAGCGAAGCAGTGATGGGACGATAAAAAATGCCGTAAAACTGCATGATTCGCTTACCGTAGAATCTGTTCTGATCCCTACAAAATCCCGAACTACAGCATGCGTTTCATCTCAGGTGGGATGTAGTCTGGACTGTCAATTCTGTGCTACTGCCAAGCTGAAGCGAATGCGAAACCTTAATCCAGATGAGATCTACGATCAGGTTGTGGCTATAGATAATGAAAGCAGATTGTATTTTGACCGGCCGCTATCTAATATTGTATTTATGGGAATGGGAGAACCCCTGATGAATTACAACAATGTAATGAAGGCGATAGATAAGATCACTTCTCCTGAAGGTCTGGGAATGTCTCCTAAGCGAATCACCGTTTCTACATCTGGAGTGCCTAAAATGATCAAGAAGCTCGCAGATGATGAAGCTAAGATCAAACTCGCTGTTTCTTTACATTCCGCAAGAAATGAAGTGCGCACTCAAATTATGCCTTTTAATGAGACCTTCCCTTTAGAAGATCTTAGAGAGGCGCTGGAATACTGGTATTCTATAACCAAAAGCCGGATTACTTACGAATATATCGTGTGGAAAGATATTAACGATACCAGAGAAGATGCTCAGGCATTGGTGCGTTTTTGTAAATACGTACCATGTAAAGTAAATCTTATTGAATATAATCCTATTGATGACGGCAATTTTCAGCAAGCCGCATCGGCTGCTACAGATATGTATCAGGATATGCTGGAGAGAAACGGAATTACTGTTACAGTAAGACGTTCCAGAGGTAAAGATATAGATGCTGCCTGTGGACAGCTTGCTAATAAATCTGCCTGA
- a CDS encoding putative DNA modification/repair radical SAM protein — MDFDRIKEKLNILADAAKYDVSCSSSGSKRTNKTKGLGDSSGMGICHSYTEDGRCVSLLKILLTNHCIFDCAYCVTRKSNDIKRAAFKVQEVVDLTISFYRRNYIEGLFLSSGIFKSPDHTMERLIRVAKKLRTEENFNGYIHLKSIPGASDELMREAGLYADRLSVNIEIPTKSGLKLLAPDKKHEDFMKPMEKVKNEIIQYKSESRLIKSTPKYAPAGQSTQMIVGATGESDRDIMYSSAFFYKKYNMKRVYYSGYVPISHDPRLPALGTEVPMLRENRLYQTDWLMRFYGFDVRELLNENHKHLDMEIDPKLSWALRNRSLFPVDINKCDKQILLRVPGIGLKSVSKIIRARKHRKLNWEHLAKIGIAMNRAKYFITCDSREKELRDLSSENLKSIIIQNSRSKFRTYTSSQLSLF, encoded by the coding sequence ATGGATTTCGACAGGATCAAGGAAAAATTAAACATTCTTGCGGACGCCGCTAAGTACGATGTTTCATGCTCAAGCAGCGGTAGTAAACGAACCAATAAGACGAAGGGTTTAGGCGACTCCTCAGGCATGGGGATATGCCATAGCTATACCGAGGATGGCCGCTGTGTTTCCCTCCTTAAAATACTGCTTACTAATCACTGCATTTTTGATTGTGCTTACTGCGTCACCAGGAAAAGCAATGATATTAAGCGAGCGGCTTTTAAAGTTCAGGAAGTCGTGGATCTCACCATAAGCTTTTACCGAAGAAATTATATTGAGGGTCTGTTTTTAAGTTCAGGAATTTTTAAAAGTCCCGATCACACCATGGAACGCTTAATACGGGTGGCAAAAAAGTTAAGAACAGAGGAGAATTTCAATGGGTATATACATCTAAAGAGCATCCCGGGAGCGAGCGATGAGCTCATGAGGGAAGCAGGTCTTTATGCAGACCGGTTGAGTGTAAATATCGAGATCCCTACAAAATCCGGTTTAAAACTACTGGCTCCAGATAAGAAACATGAAGATTTCATGAAGCCCATGGAAAAGGTGAAAAATGAGATCATTCAATATAAATCTGAATCCAGGTTGATAAAAAGTACTCCAAAATATGCCCCGGCAGGTCAAAGCACGCAAATGATTGTTGGCGCTACCGGAGAAAGTGATCGTGACATCATGTATTCTTCTGCTTTTTTTTACAAAAAATATAATATGAAAAGGGTTTATTATTCCGGATATGTCCCAATTAGTCACGACCCGAGATTACCAGCTTTAGGAACAGAAGTTCCCATGCTTCGGGAAAACAGGCTTTATCAAACAGATTGGTTAATGCGCTTTTACGGCTTTGATGTACGCGAATTACTTAACGAAAACCATAAGCATCTGGATATGGAAATTGATCCAAAATTAAGTTGGGCACTACGCAACAGATCTTTGTTCCCGGTAGATATAAATAAATGTGATAAACAGATCCTGCTCAGGGTTCCGGGAATTGGATTAAAATCTGTGAGTAAGATCATCCGTGCAAGGAAACATAGAAAATTGAACTGGGAACACTTAGCAAAGATCGGGATCGCAATGAACCGGGCAAAGTACTTTATTACATGTGATTCCAGGGAAAAGGAATTGCGGGATCTAAGCAGCGAAAATCTCAAGTCTATTATCATCCAAAATTCCAGAAGTAAATTCAGAACTTATACAAGTTCACAATTAAGTCTATTTTAA
- a CDS encoding SusC/RagA family TonB-linked outer membrane protein, with translation MKVKLFYACVIFLVFSSLGFSQQTKNINGIITDANEVPLPGAEVKVIGKDIFDVTDFDGNFTLENVEAGDVFRVTFLGFSPQEVTIGNTSNYPVQLKEDAGQLDEVVVVGYGTQKKRDLTGSIASIDAAEIEKTPTSNVMQSLQGKVSGVQIVSSGSPGGSPTVRVRGLGTYGDATNVLYVVDGTLYDNIDFLNTKDIKSVNILKDASSSAIYGVRAANGVVIIETKSGKKNQKPQFEYDGYTGIQRAQNVVKLANAEQFTTMARESGSATDAQFILNAMQRYGRSRVNPNIPDVNTDWYDEILRDGIIQSHSIGVTGGSENVAYSVGTNYFTQEGILDMKNEYERFNIRAKVDVDISDRFKVGVNSVFSNATKYDPENGAWFRAYFAVPIMPVTDPLNTEASPVRYSNAQNLGYRGTQNPFQDLAYNENRLKIRKVLSSINFKYEIIPDKLDFKTTYSHNFSALEERYVNLPYTLGNNFERISSINRANNNFSNQYWDNILTFNDKFGDHELTLMAGTSYRDEAANNFSATGQDIAGIRLESSRYLNFADPESFNNNVNEIGRRYYGLSYFGRIAYDFDDKYLFYGTFRADGSSKFTKDPWGYFPSVGLGWVLTEEDFLKDNGFLDFLKLRASWGKLGNDNVAASDGSNTIQVITTAIGDNPRTGITSTSVFSNNTWEVIEEKNFGFNLNALDDRLSIDADYYIRDTEDAILPVFIPIINRSVNQNSGVIRNEGLEVNVNWNGSIGEDFTYSIGGNFTTLKNEAIEIKDERGYIDAGTAEFRQRTQIGDPLFAFYGYERVGVYQNQAQIDADPIAVQNNLVPGDLVFRDQNGDGVIDDADRVILGSFLPEFTYGGNLAMSYKSFDFSMNVYGQAGNKILNRKRGEIIFTQDTNMDADLAVNRWHGEGTSNSYPSSAGLRKAWNQRLSDFWVEDGDFFRIQNIQLAYNIQNEKLPQTKIYFTAERPFTSFEYNGFSPEVPNGVDRQTYPIPAIYTLGLNIKF, from the coding sequence ATGAAAGTAAAACTATTTTATGCATGCGTTATTTTCCTGGTCTTTTCCAGCCTTGGATTTTCGCAGCAGACAAAGAACATTAACGGTATTATAACCGATGCCAATGAAGTTCCGTTACCAGGAGCAGAAGTTAAAGTAATAGGTAAGGATATTTTCGATGTTACCGATTTTGATGGAAATTTCACTTTGGAAAATGTTGAAGCTGGAGATGTATTCAGAGTAACCTTCTTAGGTTTTTCTCCACAGGAAGTTACTATAGGTAATACGTCAAATTATCCGGTTCAGTTAAAAGAGGATGCGGGGCAGCTTGATGAAGTTGTTGTTGTAGGTTATGGTACTCAAAAGAAAAGAGACCTTACCGGATCTATAGCGAGTATAGATGCTGCAGAAATTGAAAAGACGCCAACATCTAACGTGATGCAATCTTTACAGGGGAAAGTTTCCGGGGTTCAGATTGTTAGCTCAGGGTCTCCAGGTGGATCACCAACTGTTAGAGTTCGTGGACTTGGAACTTATGGAGATGCCACTAATGTATTATATGTTGTGGATGGTACCTTATATGATAACATCGATTTCCTTAATACCAAGGATATAAAATCTGTTAACATACTTAAAGATGCGTCATCCTCTGCCATTTATGGGGTGCGTGCTGCGAATGGTGTGGTTATCATTGAAACCAAATCCGGTAAGAAAAATCAAAAACCTCAATTTGAATATGATGGTTATACCGGGATCCAGAGAGCGCAAAATGTTGTGAAGCTTGCAAATGCTGAGCAATTTACCACTATGGCCAGAGAATCGGGTTCTGCCACAGATGCTCAGTTCATATTAAATGCTATGCAGCGTTACGGTCGTAGCAGAGTTAACCCAAATATACCTGATGTAAATACAGATTGGTATGATGAGATCTTAAGAGATGGAATTATTCAGAGTCATAGTATAGGTGTTACCGGAGGGAGTGAGAATGTAGCTTACTCTGTTGGTACAAACTATTTTACTCAGGAAGGGATTCTTGATATGAAAAACGAATATGAGAGATTCAATATTCGTGCGAAAGTTGATGTAGATATTTCAGACCGATTTAAGGTAGGTGTGAATTCTGTTTTTAGTAATGCCACTAAATATGATCCGGAAAACGGAGCATGGTTCCGTGCATATTTTGCAGTTCCAATCATGCCGGTAACAGATCCGCTAAATACCGAGGCATCACCAGTAAGATACTCTAATGCTCAGAATCTTGGATACAGAGGAACTCAGAACCCATTCCAGGACCTGGCTTATAATGAGAACAGACTTAAGATAAGAAAGGTTTTATCCAGTATTAATTTTAAATATGAGATCATTCCTGATAAACTGGATTTCAAAACCACTTATAGTCACAACTTTTCGGCGCTTGAGGAGCGTTATGTGAACCTTCCATATACTTTAGGGAATAATTTTGAAAGAATTTCCAGCATTAACAGAGCGAATAATAATTTCTCCAACCAATACTGGGATAACATTCTAACATTTAATGACAAATTCGGAGATCACGAATTAACTTTAATGGCAGGTACATCCTATAGAGATGAGGCTGCTAATAATTTCTCTGCTACCGGTCAGGATATAGCCGGGATTCGTTTGGAATCAAGCAGATATTTAAATTTTGCAGATCCTGAATCCTTTAATAATAATGTGAATGAGATTGGTAGAAGATATTACGGACTCTCTTATTTTGGAAGGATTGCTTACGATTTCGACGATAAATACCTTTTCTACGGAACATTTAGAGCTGATGGTTCTTCCAAGTTCACTAAGGATCCATGGGGATATTTTCCTTCTGTTGGTCTTGGATGGGTGCTTACAGAGGAGGACTTTTTGAAGGATAACGGATTCCTTGATTTCCTCAAGTTGAGAGCCAGCTGGGGTAAACTTGGTAATGATAATGTTGCCGCCAGTGATGGGTCCAATACCATTCAGGTAATTACTACCGCAATAGGTGATAATCCACGAACCGGAATAACCTCTACAAGTGTATTCTCTAATAATACCTGGGAAGTTATTGAAGAGAAGAACTTTGGTTTTAACCTAAACGCTCTGGATGACAGGTTATCTATAGATGCCGATTATTATATAAGAGATACCGAAGATGCTATCCTGCCGGTTTTCATCCCTATTATTAACAGGAGTGTAAATCAAAACTCTGGGGTTATAAGAAATGAGGGGCTGGAAGTTAATGTGAATTGGAACGGAAGCATCGGTGAAGACTTCACTTATTCTATCGGTGGAAACTTTACTACCCTTAAGAATGAAGCTATAGAGATTAAGGACGAAAGAGGATATATTGATGCCGGTACAGCCGAATTCAGACAAAGAACACAAATTGGGGATCCATTATTCGCCTTCTATGGTTATGAAAGAGTTGGGGTTTACCAAAATCAGGCACAGATCGATGCAGATCCTATAGCCGTTCAAAACAATCTGGTTCCCGGAGATCTTGTTTTTAGAGATCAGAATGGAGATGGTGTGATAGACGATGCAGACCGTGTGATCCTTGGTTCTTTCCTACCGGAATTCACCTATGGTGGTAACCTTGCCATGTCTTATAAATCGTTCGATTTTTCAATGAACGTTTACGGGCAGGCTGGAAACAAGATCCTTAATAGAAAAAGAGGAGAGATCATCTTTACACAAGATACCAATATGGATGCAGATCTTGCGGTAAACAGATGGCATGGTGAAGGGACTAGTAATTCTTACCCATCATCGGCAGGTTTACGTAAAGCGTGGAACCAGAGATTAAGTGATTTCTGGGTAGAGGATGGCGATTTCTTCAGAATTCAGAATATTCAGTTAGCTTATAATATTCAGAATGAAAAGCTACCTCAAACAAAGATCTATTTTACTGCAGAAAGACCATTTACCTCTTTTGAATACAATGGTTTTAGTCCGGAGGTACCGAACGGGGTAGACAGACAAACTTATCCTATTCCTGCAATATACACGCTGGGACTAAATATTAAATTTTAA
- a CDS encoding polyprenyl synthetase family protein, producing MKVISQIKLPVEKEMELFERKFFNSMSSNVALLNRITHFIVNRKGKQMRPMFVFLVAKMVSEGSVNERTYRGASVIELIHTATLVHDDVVDDSNRRRGFFSINALWKNKIAVLVGDYLLSKGLLLSIDNNDFDLLKIISVAVKEMSEGELLQIEKARKLDITEAVYYDIIRQKTATLIAACCSLGAASVKPDSNEVSKMRRFGELIGMAFQIKDDLFDYGTEKIGKPTGIDIKEQKMTLPLIYTINTVSKKDKDWLINSVKNHNKDRKRVKEVIAFVKENGGLDYAVKRMKEFQSEALLILKDYPESPYRESLELMVNYVIERKK from the coding sequence ATGAAGGTGATTTCTCAAATAAAACTTCCTGTTGAAAAGGAAATGGAACTGTTCGAAAGGAAGTTCTTCAATTCCATGTCCTCCAACGTTGCTCTTCTAAACCGTATCACCCATTTTATCGTTAATCGCAAAGGCAAGCAGATGCGACCTATGTTCGTATTCCTGGTTGCTAAAATGGTTTCTGAAGGGAGTGTGAACGAAAGGACTTACCGGGGAGCTTCGGTCATAGAACTTATACATACTGCTACCCTGGTTCATGATGATGTGGTTGATGACTCTAATCGCCGTCGTGGTTTTTTTAGCATTAATGCATTGTGGAAGAACAAGATCGCTGTTTTGGTTGGAGATTATCTGCTTTCTAAAGGTCTTCTTTTATCTATTGATAATAATGATTTTGATCTTCTTAAGATCATTTCGGTAGCTGTTAAAGAGATGAGTGAAGGGGAGTTGCTGCAAATAGAAAAAGCACGTAAACTCGATATCACAGAAGCGGTCTACTATGATATTATAAGGCAGAAAACAGCAACCTTGATCGCTGCCTGCTGTAGTCTTGGTGCGGCTTCGGTTAAACCCGATAGCAATGAGGTAAGTAAAATGCGAAGGTTTGGTGAGCTTATAGGAATGGCTTTTCAAATTAAGGATGATCTGTTTGATTATGGTACCGAAAAGATAGGCAAGCCTACAGGGATCGATATCAAGGAACAAAAAATGACACTTCCGCTTATTTACACGATAAATACGGTAAGTAAAAAAGATAAGGACTGGTTAATTAATTCTGTAAAGAATCATAATAAGGATAGAAAGAGGGTAAAGGAAGTGATTGCATTCGTTAAAGAGAATGGTGGACTTGATTATGCCGTAAAACGAATGAAAGAATTCCAGAGTGAAGCACTTTTAATTCTAAAAGATTATCCAGAGTCACCGTACAGGGAAAGCCTGGAGCTTATGGTGAATTATGTTATAGAGAGGAAAAAATAA
- the queA gene encoding tRNA preQ1(34) S-adenosylmethionine ribosyltransferase-isomerase QueA yields MGMKLSNFNFELPKELLAEYPSEHRDEARLMVLNRKEQTIEHKYFKDIIDYFEPEDVMVLNNTKVFPARLYGNKEKTGARIEVFLLRELNPETKLWDVLVDPARKIRIGNKLYFGEDESLVAEVIDNTTSRGRTLRFLYDGSYIDFRKKLKELGQTPLPKYIKRDVEPEDEERYQTIYAKNEGAVAAPTAGLHFSKHLLKRLEIKGIDFAEVTLHVGLGTFSPVEVEDLSKHKMDSEEAFIKKDATEVINKAKLEKRKVCAVGTTVMRVLESAVSSNQTLNEFGGWTNKFIFPPYDFNIANCMITNFHTPKSTLLMMVSAFAGHDFMKKAYEEAVKEKYRFYTYGDAMLIL; encoded by the coding sequence ATGGGAATGAAACTTTCGAACTTCAATTTTGAACTGCCTAAAGAACTTTTGGCTGAATATCCATCTGAGCACAGGGATGAAGCACGCTTAATGGTTCTTAACCGTAAGGAGCAGACAATTGAGCATAAGTATTTTAAAGATATAATTGATTATTTTGAACCTGAAGATGTGATGGTTCTTAATAATACTAAAGTATTTCCTGCCCGTTTGTATGGAAATAAGGAAAAAACCGGTGCGAGAATTGAAGTTTTCTTATTAAGGGAATTAAATCCTGAAACCAAATTATGGGATGTTCTAGTAGATCCTGCAAGAAAAATAAGAATTGGTAATAAATTGTACTTTGGTGAAGATGAAAGTCTTGTTGCTGAGGTAATAGATAATACAACTTCCCGTGGTAGAACTTTAAGGTTCTTATACGACGGGTCTTATATAGATTTCAGAAAGAAATTAAAAGAACTGGGGCAGACTCCTCTTCCAAAATATATAAAGAGAGATGTAGAGCCTGAAGATGAAGAGAGATATCAGACAATTTATGCTAAGAATGAAGGAGCTGTTGCAGCACCTACTGCAGGACTTCACTTTTCTAAGCATTTATTAAAGCGACTGGAAATAAAAGGGATCGATTTTGCTGAAGTTACCTTGCACGTTGGTCTAGGAACTTTTAGCCCGGTTGAGGTAGAGGACCTTTCCAAGCATAAGATGGATAGCGAAGAAGCGTTTATTAAAAAGGATGCTACAGAGGTTATCAATAAAGCTAAATTGGAGAAACGAAAAGTTTGTGCTGTTGGAACAACGGTTATGAGAGTGCTGGAAAGTGCTGTTTCTTCCAATCAAACCTTAAATGAATTTGGAGGCTGGACCAACAAATTCATCTTCCCTCCATACGATTTTAATATTGCTAATTGTATGATCACCAATTTCCACACACCTAAATCAACTTTATTGATGATGGTGTCTGCATTTGCCGGTCATGACTTCATGAAAAAGGCTTATGAGGAAGCAGTGAAGGAAAAATACAGATTCTATACATACGGAGACGCAATGCTGATTTTGTAA